A DNA window from Anastrepha ludens isolate Willacy chromosome 6, idAnaLude1.1, whole genome shotgun sequence contains the following coding sequences:
- the LOC128867295 gene encoding gustatory receptor 10a, giving the protein MSFWERHKHNIYKYGHIYATLYGLMVINYIPQSPTYTLSHRIAVIYGHVLSVFLIVVLPIYFAHNISALTETHDQRGQLLLLVNFANTLLKYVTVVVTYVANFAHYTAIRAVTRKRQQLEDDFNSSLQMLPVYDEGPRRQFEAMLLFKFGLINAMMAVQVANILYQHFTGAHPVLVYIAVYTFVLWNYTENMADYFYFINSSALKFYQQLNQQLRQVVRETKLLHYFRLCGQRRGTIPHLCGLLCERLDTLAQRYQQINLLYQDSLTMHQFQILGLVFITLISNLTNSFILFNLFVKHSQARVSPAIVLNALHAIIFYVDTYIVALVSENISLELRNINQTLRQFNQVGDLDVRLQQTIECFTLFLMNNRVEVRICGLFVLDRRLTYLTAATGFSYFITLVQFDLNLTGTK; this is encoded by the exons ATGAGCTTCTGGGAGCGTCACAAGCATAACATCTATAAATACGGTCACATCTATGCAACCCTCTACGGCCTGATGGTAATCAATTACATACCACAAAGTCCGACCTACACACTCTCGCATCGAATTGCCGTTATTTATGGTCACGTGCTCAGTGTGTTTCTTATTGTTGTACTACCCATCTACTTTGCGCACAACATCTCCGCGCTCACCGAAACGCACGATCAACGCGGACAACTGCTGCTGCTTGTCAACTTCGCCAATACGCTGCTCAAGTATGTAACTGTTGTTGTGACATATGTCGCGAATTTCGCGCACTACACAGCCATACGTGCAGTCACCAGAAAACGACAACAGCTCGAAGATGACTTCAATAGCAGCCTTCAGATGCTGCCTGTATACGACGAAGGACCGCGCCGTCAATTCGAAGCGATGTTACTCTTCAAGTTCGGCCTCATTAACGCCATGATGGCAGTGCAAGTGGCAAATATACTCTACCAGCACTTCACCGGCGCCCATCCGGTGCTTGTATATATCGCTGTATACACATTTGTGCTTTGGAACTATACCGAGAATATGGCTGACTATTTTTACTTCATCAACAGCAGCGCTTTAAAATTCTACCAACAACTTAACCAACAGCTTCGTCAGGTGGTGCGCGAAACTAAGCTGTTGCATTACTTTCGGCTGTGCGGCCAACGGCGTGGCACTATACCGCATCTGTGCGGTTTACTGTGCGAGCGGCTGGATACGTTGGCTCAGCGCTACCAACAAATAAATCTACTTTACCAAGACAGCCTGACAATGCATCAATTCCAGATACTCGGTCTTGTCTTCATTACGCTCATCAGCAATCTCACCAACTCGTTCATCCTCTTCAATCTGTTTGTGAAGCATTCACAGGCGCGCGTCTCGCCAGCCATCGTACTTAACGCGCTGCATGCCATCATCTTCTACGTGGACACTTACATTGTGGCGTTGGTAAGTGAGAACATCAGTCTGGAACTGCGAAACATTAATCAAACGTTGCGTCAGTTTAACCAGGTGGGCGATCTGGATGTACGCCTCCAGCAGACG ATCGAATGCTTCACACTTTTCCTGATGAATAATCGAGTGGAGGTTCGCATTTGCGGCCTCTTTGTGCTGGACAGGCGGTTGACGTATTTGACGGCAGCCACTGGATTCTCATATTTCATAACACTGGTGCAATTCGATTTGAATTTGACAGGAACAAagtag